The genomic window CATCCAGAAGCCACTAGGGTAAGGGTTACACTACCACGACACCCACAAAAGTCCATTAGACATTGAGTAATGCAGCGGTGTGAATAGAGTGTTGGTAGGCATTAACTTATTAAATGTATCTATTGTACTTTGGCCTTTTTTCAATATAAGTGATGCAATCAGTTCAGACCTTTGTCTATAAAGTCACAGGCAGGAAGCAATGTGCAGCACCTGGCTTTTCAGGATCACCCACCACTATGAGGCTACAGCTCGGGAAGTGGACTGCTATCTTTGTGCTTTGTATCTTATTGATACTGCAGGTAAGCCTCGGTAGTCTGGAATGTAGATATCCTTGCTACACATTCCATTTTCTGCAGCTGGActttgtaggacttgtcaaggtTGTAAATGTGTTTCATAAATGCTTAAAACTCTTAGAACTATGTGTCATGTGATTAATATGTACAATAAATGTCTACATGTAATAATAACAGCCGTTGTGTTAGTCCTTCAGATGTAGGCCGATCATATTTTTAGCCGATTTACAGGGACATGAAATCCGCTAATCCTCCAACAGTTATTTTGTGGCCCATATGGAATGGTTACAAATCATAGCTGATCTTCTAGGTGATGATCCCATCACAATCATGTATATTGGTTCTTTATATTTAGGTGGGATATTCTATAAGTAACTGGCTCTTTAAATTCTTGCAAATGTCAGGAATATAGAAAATAATCAAATAGGGGAAAACTATTATAGTTgttacacagtcacatgtcccaaGTGGTATTTCTCTAAAGTTTTCCCTATGAACTACCAATCACCACCAGAACTGAATGCTTTGTGCAGTAAAATGTTGGTGGCTTATATATTGCCTTTACATATTGTCTCCTCAGGTAGAAGCAGCTCCGCTAGATAATAAAAGCCCTAAAACAGCTCTGAGGGTGAAGAGAATGACCCCCTTCTGGAGAACAATGTCCATGCGTCCTGTTGGTGCATCTTGCAGAGATGATACTGAATGCACTACAAGACTCTGCAGGTAATTCATACCCTATAGCACACATGTAAATAAAATGGACAatattagaaaaagtaaaaaactaaCACTAAAAACCCATAGACCTGTGCTTGCTTTTAGTCATACTGTGTGAAGTAAGATCTTTTTGCCTAAACACTTAGTCATACAAGCAATCATAACTAGTACTGTATCTGGAATCTCCGACAACTCCTCTGATCTGAGGCACAGATGGTCACATTGACAAATTAGGTTATATATTTGCATACATTTTGGGGGGTAAAATAGTGTCTTATCTGCTATGTGACATACTGAAAAGGGGAAATGGCTTACCACTCAGCTAGAATTTAGATGGGCTGGGCAGGGGTGTTTAGAGAACTTTCTCTGGTATCTGGGAAAAGGTTGTAGGTAGGAGTCATGGGGTGTTTAGTTACAGAAAAGAAAGTATGACAGTCCTGACAATGTAAAGAGCTATGGCCACCAAAGTACCTAAAAACAAATTCCTACGCGACTCTGACACAGATACCATGTGCATGAGGTTTACCAGGCCTAAAAATTGTTTTATACACCAAAATTATAGTAGCCAGAGATCCTCTTAACAGGAATATATGTAAGCACACTGAATGGAGGAGTGTACAGTATATCAAAGGCACAGTAGCCTAAGATTTGGGTTCTAGCAAAAAACTACACTATCAATAAGAAAAAAGCTGAACCACTCGCATAAGTAcggaaaaatgaaaaagaaaaattattattaaaaacaccatAAAGACATAAATATGCGAATACCACTAACAATGGCCTACAACTGCTAACATGTAACACTAAAACAAGAAAAAGGGACTGAAGGTGGAAAACTCGGATGCAAGTAACATATAATTTGCAATACTATGGCAGTAGAGTATACAAATAAACATACCAGCTCCTGAATACTCCGGAGTACATATAAATAAATCAAGAGCTATACCTGTAAATGTGTAATAGTGACTGGGTCCACACACATTACGATGTACGCTACGGCACCCCTGGATAAAAACTGTTGAGTTAGTATGTTTACTTGTATACTCTGCTGCCATAGTAATGCACTTTAGATTATTTGTCACTTGCATCTGAGTAGTCCTTTAGTCCCCTTTTCTTGTTTTAGTGTTACATGTTAGCAGTCACAGGCCATTGTTAGTGGCATTTGCATATTTATATCTTTATGgtgcttttattaataaaattattttatggtgtttttaataatacatttttttcatttttccgtACTAATGTGAGTGGTTCCGTTTTTTTCTTATTGGTGGTGTAAGAATTGTTTTATTATGGCGTGGAAttgattttaatgaaaaaaaaaggcatactcacctgccccaatcccccaCAATCTCCCAGACCCTGCTACTCAGTCTATGTTCACTTATACCATTTAATGCACTTTTATTTATCATTAATTAGTGCAATTCTGTCAAAATTgcttaaatatattgctatcttactaaaaaaaattgtgaaatcaTGGCAAAATAGCTCTAATTAAATGCACAtcaaatgctatgtgtgaacatagcctcactgctTTCAATTTAATTACTTCTGATACAAGAAATGCCCTGTTTATATGATGACTGAAGCAGTGAACCACCTCATACTAAAACACttcctaaggccccgttcacactgagcaaaaacgtcgGAATGGTAGGGCGTGCGTGTAAGCTTCCTCCcttcttaaagaattgacatgtcatttctttgagcagagagcggcgggagTGGACGTGCGCGcgtcctcccattcactcactgtcGGACACAGTGAGTGTAGGGctcagtgtgaatgaggcctaagcctGAAAAAC from Dendropsophus ebraccatus isolate aDenEbr1 chromosome 1, aDenEbr1.pat, whole genome shotgun sequence includes these protein-coding regions:
- the LEAP2 gene encoding liver-expressed antimicrobial peptide 2 produces the protein MRLQLGKWTAIFVLCILLILQVEAAPLDNKSPKTALRVKRMTPFWRTMSMRPVGASCRDDTECTTRLCRNQKCCLKTYKD